Proteins encoded within one genomic window of Sphingomonas sp. NBWT7:
- a CDS encoding ribonucleotide-diphosphate reductase subunit beta, giving the protein MSLLQASKQYKPFEYPWAFEFWKRQQQLHWLPEEVPLGEDCRDWAQKLTDHERNLLTQIFRFFTQADVEVQDCYHEKYGRVFKPTEIKMMLTAFSNMETVHIAAYSHLLDTIGMPESEYGAFLEYAEMKEKHDYMQNFGVDSDEDIARTLAMFGGFTEGVQLFASFAMLMNFPRFNKMKGMGQIVTWSIRDESLHCEGIIKMFHTFCAERQCLTKAVKDDIADVCQTTIRLEDNFIDLAFEMGPVNGMTPKEIKKYIRYIADWRMGQLGLKPIYMIDEHPLPWLAPMLNGVEHANFFEQRATEYSKAATRGQWNDVWDSFDKRQKAKGGRAANEDAGDIGDMFSRAGVAAE; this is encoded by the coding sequence ATGTCCCTCCTCCAAGCCTCCAAGCAGTACAAGCCGTTCGAATACCCCTGGGCGTTCGAATTCTGGAAGCGTCAGCAGCAGCTCCACTGGCTGCCCGAAGAGGTGCCGCTGGGCGAGGATTGCCGCGACTGGGCGCAGAAGCTGACCGATCACGAGCGCAACCTGCTGACCCAGATCTTCCGTTTCTTCACGCAGGCCGATGTCGAGGTGCAGGATTGCTACCACGAGAAGTACGGCCGCGTGTTCAAGCCGACCGAGATCAAGATGATGCTGACCGCGTTCAGCAACATGGAGACGGTGCACATCGCCGCCTACAGCCATCTGCTCGACACGATCGGCATGCCTGAGAGCGAATATGGCGCCTTCCTCGAATATGCCGAGATGAAGGAAAAGCATGATTACATGCAGAACTTCGGCGTCGATTCGGACGAGGATATCGCGCGCACGCTCGCCATGTTCGGCGGCTTCACGGAAGGCGTGCAGCTGTTCGCCAGCTTCGCGATGCTGATGAACTTCCCGCGCTTCAACAAGATGAAGGGCATGGGCCAGATCGTCACCTGGTCGATCCGCGACGAGAGCCTGCACTGCGAGGGCATCATCAAGATGTTCCACACCTTCTGCGCCGAGCGGCAGTGCCTGACCAAGGCGGTGAAGGATGATATCGCCGACGTTTGCCAGACGACGATCCGGCTGGAGGACAATTTCATCGATCTCGCGTTCGAGATGGGGCCGGTCAACGGCATGACCCCCAAGGAGATCAAGAAGTACATCCGCTACATCGCCGACTGGCGGATGGGGCAGCTTGGGCTGAAGCCGATCTACATGATCGACGAGCATCCGCTGCCGTGGCTCGCGCCGATGCTCAACGGCGTCGAGCACGCCAATTTCTTCGAACAGCGCGCGACCGAATATTCGAAGGCGGCGACGCGCGGCCAGTGGAACGACGTGTGGGATTCGTTCGACAAGCGCCAGAAGGCGAAGGGCGGCCGCGCCGCGAACGAGGACGCCGGCGACATCGGCGACATGTTCTCACGCGCAGGGGTCGCGGCTGAGTAA
- the phhA gene encoding phenylalanine 4-monooxygenase — MADTPAPLTPPADAAADWTVPQNWSHYSAQDHATWDTLFARQAKLLPGRAANAWLRGLDVLKLSKPGIPDFAELSDRLMDLTGWQVVAVPGLVPDDVFFDHMANRRFVAGNFIRRPDQLDYLQEPDVFHDVFGHVPMLADPVFADYLAAYGRGGLRAMEHDALKYLGRLYWYTVEFGLIAEPEGLRIYGSGIVSSYAESRFALDDPSPHRIAFDLARVMRTDYRIDDFQQNYFVIPSFDELLRLTVETDFAPLYDAIRDLPEIAVAEIVEGDTLITRGTQEYARAKAG, encoded by the coding sequence ATGGCCGACACCCCCGCCCCCCTTACCCCACCTGCCGACGCTGCCGCCGATTGGACGGTGCCGCAGAACTGGTCGCATTACAGCGCGCAGGATCACGCGACGTGGGACACGCTGTTCGCCCGGCAAGCGAAGCTGCTGCCGGGCCGCGCGGCGAACGCCTGGTTGCGCGGGCTCGACGTGCTCAAGCTGTCGAAACCCGGCATTCCCGATTTCGCCGAACTCTCCGATCGGCTGATGGATCTCACCGGGTGGCAAGTCGTCGCGGTGCCCGGCCTCGTGCCCGACGACGTGTTCTTCGACCACATGGCCAATCGCCGCTTCGTCGCGGGGAATTTCATCCGTCGCCCCGACCAGCTCGATTACCTGCAGGAACCCGATGTCTTCCACGACGTGTTCGGCCATGTGCCGATGCTCGCCGATCCGGTCTTCGCCGACTATCTCGCCGCCTATGGCCGCGGTGGGCTACGCGCGATGGAGCATGACGCGCTGAAATACCTTGGGCGGCTGTACTGGTACACGGTCGAGTTCGGACTGATCGCCGAGCCTGAGGGTCTGCGCATCTACGGCTCCGGCATCGTGTCGAGCTATGCCGAGAGCCGCTTCGCGCTCGACGATCCGTCGCCGCACCGCATCGCCTTCGATCTCGCGCGCGTGATGCGCACCGATTACCGGATCGACGATTTCCAGCAGAACTACTTCGTCATCCCGAGCTTCGACGAACTGCTGCGTCTCACGGTCGAAACCGATTTCGCGCCGCTCTACGACGCCATCCGCGATCTGCCCGAGATCGCCGTCGCCGAGATCGTCGAGGGCGACACGCTGATCACCCGCGGCACGCAGGAATACGCCCGCGCCAAGGCCGGCTGA
- a CDS encoding 50S ribosomal protein L11 methyltransferase, whose product MSAEDAAPDSWRVTLPCTRAEAEAIDAADDLAIDAVLMTTEEVEDDVERWRLDAYMEHEPDAAMLAALNALVPSAAGTAPSVTALTAQDWVAMSQQGLEPIREGRFVVHTSAHPSDAPAGGRALLIDAGQAFGTGHHATTSGCLAMLDGLASRHFRSIIDVGTGTGVLAFAAAFLWPEARVVATDIDPAAIEVTRENAALNVVDGVALIVADGALSEAITARAPYDLVIANILAGPLVSMAPELAAIADAGATIVLAGLLETQRANVVAAFAACGCTLETADVRGDWTILRLAAGSARYVPSSPPDPKGRDGWALDL is encoded by the coding sequence ATGTCCGCTGAGGATGCCGCCCCCGACAGCTGGCGCGTGACGCTGCCCTGCACGCGCGCCGAGGCCGAAGCGATCGATGCCGCCGACGATCTCGCGATCGACGCGGTGCTGATGACGACCGAGGAGGTCGAGGACGATGTCGAGCGCTGGCGGCTCGACGCGTATATGGAGCACGAGCCCGATGCGGCGATGCTCGCGGCACTCAACGCGCTGGTGCCGAGCGCGGCCGGCACCGCGCCGAGTGTCACCGCGCTGACCGCGCAGGACTGGGTCGCGATGTCGCAGCAGGGGCTGGAGCCGATCCGCGAGGGCCGCTTCGTCGTTCATACCAGCGCGCACCCGAGCGACGCACCCGCCGGCGGCCGCGCATTGCTGATCGATGCCGGCCAAGCGTTCGGGACCGGGCATCACGCGACGACGAGCGGCTGCCTGGCGATGCTTGACGGCCTTGCATCTCGGCACTTCCGCAGCATCATCGATGTCGGCACGGGCACGGGGGTGCTCGCCTTTGCGGCCGCCTTCCTGTGGCCGGAGGCGAGGGTGGTCGCGACCGATATCGATCCTGCGGCGATCGAGGTAACGCGCGAGAATGCCGCGCTGAACGTCGTTGATGGCGTCGCGCTGATCGTCGCTGACGGCGCGCTGAGTGAGGCGATTACCGCGCGTGCCCCGTACGATCTTGTCATCGCCAACATCCTCGCCGGGCCGCTGGTGTCGATGGCGCCGGAACTCGCCGCGATCGCCGACGCGGGCGCGACGATCGTGCTCGCCGGCCTGCTCGAGACGCAGCGGGCGAACGTCGTTGCCGCCTTTGCCGCTTGCGGCTGCACGCTCGAGACGGCGGACGTGCGTGGCGACTGGACGATCCTGCGGCTCGCCGCCGGCAGCGCGCGCTACGTTCCGTCGAGCCCGCCCGACCCAAAGGGGCGCGACGGCTGGGCGCTCGATCTGTGA
- a CDS encoding SDR family NAD(P)-dependent oxidoreductase: MTNILLTGASRGIGAAIHDALRPAARVIGQATRDADDIIGADLDRPGAAAALWSAALDRLGTIDVLINNAGVFEANPIDADDADWTAGWERTMRINLTASAELCRLAIKHWQARGVAGRIVNVASRAAYRGDSPAHWHYAASKAGMVAMTKTIARGYAGQGILAFAICPGFTMTGMAEDYLASRGGDKLLADIPLGRVAMPDEVAEMARWLALDAPASMTGAVLDVNGASYVR, from the coding sequence ATGACAAATATCCTCCTCACCGGCGCCTCGCGCGGCATCGGCGCCGCGATCCACGACGCGCTTCGCCCCGCCGCACGCGTGATCGGGCAGGCGACGCGCGATGCCGATGACATTATCGGTGCCGATCTCGACCGGCCGGGGGCGGCCGCGGCGCTGTGGTCGGCGGCGCTCGACCGGCTGGGCACGATCGACGTGCTGATCAACAATGCTGGCGTGTTCGAGGCCAATCCGATCGACGCCGACGACGCCGACTGGACCGCCGGCTGGGAGCGCACGATGCGCATCAACCTGACCGCTTCGGCCGAGCTGTGCCGTCTCGCCATCAAGCACTGGCAGGCACGCGGCGTCGCCGGCCGCATCGTCAACGTCGCGAGCCGCGCCGCCTATCGCGGCGACAGCCCGGCGCACTGGCATTACGCCGCATCGAAGGCGGGCATGGTCGCGATGACCAAGACGATCGCGCGCGGCTATGCCGGGCAGGGCATCCTCGCCTTCGCGATCTGCCCGGGGTTCACGATGACGGGCATGGCGGAGGACTATCTGGCGAGCCGCGGCGGCGACAAGCTGCTCGCCGACATCCCGCTCGGGCGTGTCGCGATGCCCGACGAGGTGGCGGAGATGGCGCGCTGGCTCGCGCTCGACGCGCCGGCATCGATGACGGGCGCGGTGCTCGACGTGAACGGAGCGAGCTATGTCCGCTGA
- a CDS encoding methyl-accepting chemotaxis protein, with translation MTQDAVPAYGAIPGDWGGQARTIAAHVREYDWDGGIGPGTAEICGLLTDADCDGISAAFWAHYLSLPAARHVADMFDAALLARQQARSARYLRMKYAAPFDDAWKVMAIKHADMTRESHVPLAALTAALAFAHARTLAVIEPRLDGDVARMRRLADIVQRHALIEADVMAAHLARTDRQRVFEERAAHAAAFNEHIARAIDGAAALGEHVRAQASSAARSASAMIGRGAEVAAAAEESALAMRDAASTAAGLIRALEDARDEVETAAEIATRAAGQADQAVGVSEMLSDHAKSIESILGLIRDIAGQTNLLALNATIEAARAGDAGRGFAVVAQEVKSLASQTARATDDIAAKIAAIQSATRVTVDASSGIRMTIGEVQTSATRIRQAMESQAQTVTAITAAVDQTAMAADATAGNMTAIMQEGQTFARDFDALGTEFAAIDERLAGLRTAAEEFSAKAA, from the coding sequence ATGACGCAGGATGCGGTGCCGGCTTATGGCGCGATACCGGGCGATTGGGGCGGACAGGCCCGAACGATCGCGGCGCATGTCCGCGAATATGATTGGGATGGCGGGATCGGCCCGGGCACGGCGGAAATCTGCGGACTGCTCACTGATGCGGACTGCGACGGCATCTCTGCGGCTTTTTGGGCGCATTATCTGTCGCTGCCGGCCGCGCGCCATGTCGCCGATATGTTCGACGCCGCATTGCTGGCGCGCCAGCAAGCGCGCAGCGCGCGCTATCTACGGATGAAATATGCCGCGCCGTTCGACGACGCGTGGAAGGTCATGGCGATCAAACATGCCGACATGACACGCGAATCGCATGTGCCGCTCGCCGCGCTGACGGCGGCGTTGGCCTTTGCCCATGCACGAACGCTGGCAGTGATCGAGCCACGGCTGGACGGCGACGTCGCGCGGATGCGGCGGCTGGCCGACATCGTCCAGCGCCACGCGCTGATCGAGGCGGACGTGATGGCGGCGCACCTCGCGCGCACCGATCGCCAGCGCGTGTTCGAGGAACGCGCCGCCCACGCCGCCGCCTTCAACGAGCATATCGCGCGTGCGATCGACGGCGCTGCCGCGCTAGGGGAGCACGTGCGCGCACAGGCGTCGAGCGCGGCGCGCTCGGCCAGCGCGATGATCGGGCGCGGTGCCGAAGTGGCGGCGGCGGCGGAGGAATCGGCGCTGGCGATGCGCGACGCGGCGTCGACCGCGGCGGGGCTGATCCGTGCGCTCGAGGACGCACGCGACGAGGTGGAGACCGCGGCGGAGATCGCAACGCGCGCGGCCGGACAGGCGGATCAGGCGGTCGGCGTCAGCGAGATGCTGAGCGATCACGCCAAGTCGATCGAATCGATCCTGGGGCTGATCCGCGACATCGCCGGGCAGACCAACCTGCTCGCGCTCAACGCCACGATCGAGGCGGCGCGCGCGGGCGACGCGGGTCGCGGCTTTGCGGTGGTGGCGCAGGAAGTGAAGAGCCTTGCCAGCCAGACGGCGCGTGCGACCGACGACATCGCCGCCAAGATCGCCGCGATCCAGTCTGCGACGCGTGTCACCGTCGACGCGAGCAGCGGCATCCGGATGACGATCGGCGAGGTGCAGACGTCGGCAACGCGTATCCGCCAGGCGATGGAGTCTCAGGCGCAAACGGTGACGGCGATTACCGCCGCGGTTGACCAGACCGCGATGGCGGCGGACGCGACCGCCGGCAACATGACTGCGATCATGCAAGAGGGGCAAACCTTCGCGCGCGATTTCGATGCGCTGGGTACCGAGTTCGCCGCGATCGACGAGCGGCTGGCCGGGCTGCGCACGGCGGCTGAGGAGTTTTCCGCCAAGGCGGCGTGA
- a CDS encoding methyl-accepting chemotaxis protein: MSDDLPAIGSAARQLDLAARLRVFDLDGSLVAASREAWTILEPEITAVSEAYWQQWLRCFDDQRTWAPADTARMIEIGRTFLRNRFLDTAGFGWIESIERSVAAAYQADVSPMALLSMISASDRAALGVLLRRCDRDDARLPIVIDTLMRLSALEGEITVEIYNHYRKHSARVARDRLAVDFRDGIAAAVEETTAEGGSLRDQASGASSSARGVLGKASEVAAAAEQSAMAMRDAASTAAGLIRAIEDARAEVEAAAEIATRAAGQADQAVGVSEMLSDHAKSIESILGLIRDIAGQTNLLALNATIEAARAGDAGRGFAVVAQEVKSLANQTARATDDIAAKIAAIQSATRVTVDASAGIRATIGDVQSSATRIRYAMEAQAQTVTAITAAVDETALAADSMSGTIAAIHADTESVAGEIDSLGAGFDRLAGRLGALNGSASDFATRVAA, encoded by the coding sequence TTGTCCGACGATCTACCGGCCATCGGCTCCGCCGCGCGACAGCTGGACCTCGCTGCGCGGCTGCGCGTCTTCGATCTCGACGGATCGCTGGTGGCGGCCAGCCGCGAGGCGTGGACGATCCTGGAACCCGAGATCACAGCCGTTTCCGAGGCCTATTGGCAGCAGTGGCTGCGCTGCTTCGACGATCAGCGGACCTGGGCGCCAGCGGATACCGCGCGGATGATCGAGATCGGCCGCACCTTCCTGCGCAACCGGTTCCTCGACACGGCAGGGTTCGGGTGGATCGAATCAATCGAACGGTCGGTCGCGGCGGCGTATCAGGCAGACGTGTCGCCGATGGCGCTGTTGTCGATGATCAGCGCGAGCGACCGCGCGGCGCTTGGCGTGCTGCTGCGGCGATGCGATCGCGACGATGCACGGCTGCCGATCGTGATCGACACGCTGATGCGCCTCTCTGCGCTGGAGGGCGAGATCACCGTCGAGATCTACAATCACTATCGCAAGCACAGCGCGCGGGTGGCGCGTGATCGGCTGGCGGTCGATTTTCGCGACGGCATCGCCGCTGCCGTCGAGGAGACGACGGCGGAGGGCGGCAGCCTGCGCGATCAGGCGTCGGGCGCATCGTCGTCCGCGCGCGGCGTGCTGGGCAAGGCGAGTGAGGTCGCCGCGGCGGCGGAACAATCCGCCATGGCGATGCGCGACGCGGCGTCGACGGCGGCCGGGCTGATCCGCGCAATCGAGGACGCGCGCGCCGAGGTTGAGGCGGCGGCGGAGATCGCGACGCGTGCCGCCGGGCAGGCCGATCAGGCGGTGGGCGTCAGCGAGATGCTGAGCGATCACGCCAAATCGATCGAATCGATCCTGGGACTGATCCGCGACATCGCCGGGCAGACCAACTTGCTCGCGCTCAACGCCACCATCGAGGCCGCGCGCGCCGGCGACGCGGGCCGCGGCTTCGCGGTGGTGGCGCAGGAAGTGAAAAGCCTGGCGAACCAGACGGCGCGGGCGACCGACGATATCGCCGCCAAGATCGCGGCGATCCAATCGGCGACGCGCGTCACTGTCGACGCGAGTGCCGGTATCCGCGCGACGATTGGCGACGTGCAATCCTCCGCGACACGCATCCGATATGCGATGGAGGCGCAGGCGCAGACGGTGACGGCGATCACCGCTGCGGTCGACGAGACTGCGCTCGCCGCCGATTCAATGTCAGGCACGATCGCGGCGATCCATGCCGATACCGAAAGCGTCGCAGGCGAGATCGATTCGCTTGGCGCCGGCTTCGATCGGCTGGCCGGGCGGCTGGGTGCACTGAACGGCAGCGCGAGCGATTTCGCGACGCGCGTCGCCGCCTGA
- the sdhC gene encoding succinate dehydrogenase, cytochrome b556 subunit, whose protein sequence is MATKHVRPRSPHLFSGPLAIHYRWSAAMTVSILHRVTGSGMATVGALLLVWFLAALASGAEAYATFRDVLTYADGRLNIVGWVLGVGLTFSLFQHMMSGIRHLVLDTGAAFELKLNRNLARLTFVGSIALTLAFWLYVGTK, encoded by the coding sequence TTGGCCACCAAACACGTCCGTCCCAGAAGCCCGCACCTGTTCAGCGGCCCGCTCGCGATCCACTATCGCTGGAGCGCGGCGATGACGGTGTCGATCCTGCACCGCGTCACCGGCAGCGGCATGGCGACGGTGGGCGCGCTGCTGCTCGTCTGGTTTCTCGCCGCGCTCGCGTCGGGGGCGGAGGCCTATGCCACCTTCCGCGACGTCCTCACCTACGCCGACGGGCGGCTCAACATCGTCGGCTGGGTGCTCGGCGTTGGACTGACGTTCAGCCTGTTTCAGCACATGATGAGCGGCATTCGCCACCTCGTGCTCGATACCGGCGCGGCGTTCGAGCTCAAGCTCAACCGCAACCTCGCGCGGCTCACCTTCGTCGGCTCGATCGCGCTGACGCTCGCCTTCTGGCTCTACGTGGGAACCAAGTAA
- the sdhD gene encoding succinate dehydrogenase, hydrophobic membrane anchor protein — protein sequence MGTGTSIGRVRGLGSAHEGTHHWWHQKLTAGSNILLMSWLMISLARRPAYDYGAMREWLSTAWVAVPMLLLVLSVFYHFRIGLQVVIEDYQRDERRVVAMVALNLFTAAVAGTAIFAILKIAFGAN from the coding sequence ATGGGTACGGGAACCTCGATCGGCCGCGTCCGTGGCCTCGGTAGCGCGCACGAAGGCACGCATCACTGGTGGCACCAGAAGCTGACGGCGGGATCGAACATCCTGCTGATGAGCTGGCTGATGATCTCGCTCGCACGCCGCCCGGCCTATGATTACGGCGCGATGCGCGAGTGGCTATCGACCGCCTGGGTCGCGGTGCCGATGCTGCTCCTCGTTCTCTCGGTCTTCTACCATTTCCGTATCGGCCTTCAGGTGGTGATCGAGGATTACCAGCGTGACGAGCGCCGCGTGGTCGCGATGGTCGCGCTCAACCTGTTCACCGCCGCTGTCGCCGGTACCGCCATCTTTGCGATCCTCAAGATCGCCTTCGGAGCGAATTGA
- the sdhA gene encoding succinate dehydrogenase flavoprotein subunit, with protein MPAAYQIIDHTYDAVVVGAGGSGLRATMGIAESGLKTACITKVFPTRSHTVAAQGGIAASLGNNSPDHWSWHMYDTVKGSDWLGDQDAIEYMVREAPAAVYELEHAGVPFSRNDNGTIYQRPFGGHMQNMGEGPPVQRTCAAADRTGHAMLHALYQQSLKYDADFYIEYFALDLIMENGACRGVIALSMETGQIHRFRAHAVVLATGGGGRVYQSATSAHTCTGDGNGMALRAGLPLQDMEFVQFHPTGIYGAGVLITEGARGEGGYLTNSEGERFMERYAPSAKDLASRDVVSRSMAAEMREGRGVGKDKDHIFLHLDHIDPKVLAERLPGITETGKIFAGVDLTRQPLPVTPTVHYNMGGIPTNYHGEVVQLKNGDPDAIVPGLFAVGEAACVSVHGANRLGSNSLIDLVVFGRATGLRLKDTLKQNTPHNPLPKGSEEMSLARLDHFRNAAGSAPTSRIRAEMQKTMQRHAAVFRDSELLAGGVTKMDAIYQSMQDIGIKDRSLVWNTDLVETLELDNLISQAVVTMRCAENRKESRGAHMHEDFPERDDANWMKHTTATFEGWGGKGGACAIDYRPVHDYTLTDDIEYIKPKKRVY; from the coding sequence ATGCCCGCCGCTTATCAGATCATCGACCATACCTATGACGCGGTCGTCGTCGGCGCCGGCGGCTCGGGCCTGCGCGCCACGATGGGCATCGCCGAGAGCGGGCTGAAGACCGCCTGCATCACCAAGGTGTTCCCGACGCGCAGCCACACCGTCGCGGCGCAGGGCGGGATCGCCGCCAGCCTCGGCAACAATTCGCCCGATCACTGGTCGTGGCACATGTACGATACCGTCAAGGGCTCCGACTGGCTCGGCGACCAGGACGCGATCGAATATATGGTGCGCGAAGCGCCGGCCGCGGTCTACGAGCTCGAGCACGCCGGCGTGCCGTTCAGCCGCAACGACAACGGCACGATCTATCAGCGCCCGTTCGGCGGCCATATGCAGAACATGGGCGAAGGCCCGCCGGTGCAGCGCACCTGCGCCGCGGCCGACCGTACCGGCCACGCCATGCTGCACGCGCTCTACCAGCAGTCGCTGAAGTATGACGCGGACTTCTACATCGAATATTTCGCGCTTGATCTCATCATGGAGAACGGTGCGTGCCGCGGCGTGATCGCGCTCAGCATGGAAACCGGGCAGATCCACCGCTTCCGCGCGCATGCGGTGGTGCTGGCGACCGGCGGCGGTGGCCGCGTGTACCAGTCGGCGACGTCGGCGCATACCTGCACCGGTGACGGCAACGGCATGGCGCTTCGTGCCGGCCTGCCGCTGCAGGACATGGAGTTCGTGCAGTTCCATCCGACCGGCATCTACGGCGCTGGCGTTCTTATTACCGAGGGCGCGCGCGGCGAAGGCGGCTACCTCACCAATTCCGAGGGCGAGCGCTTCATGGAGCGCTATGCGCCTAGCGCGAAGGACCTCGCCAGCCGCGACGTCGTGTCGCGCTCGATGGCGGCGGAAATGCGCGAGGGCCGCGGCGTCGGCAAGGACAAGGATCATATCTTCCTGCACCTCGATCACATCGATCCCAAGGTGCTGGCGGAGCGCCTGCCGGGCATTACCGAGACGGGCAAGATCTTCGCCGGCGTCGATCTGACGCGTCAGCCGCTCCCCGTCACGCCGACCGTCCACTACAACATGGGCGGCATCCCGACGAACTATCACGGTGAAGTCGTCCAGCTGAAGAACGGTGATCCCGATGCGATCGTCCCCGGCCTGTTCGCGGTCGGCGAGGCGGCGTGCGTCTCGGTCCACGGTGCGAACCGCCTTGGCTCCAACTCGCTGATCGACCTCGTCGTGTTCGGCCGCGCCACCGGCCTGCGGCTCAAGGACACGCTGAAGCAGAATACACCGCACAATCCGCTGCCCAAGGGCTCGGAGGAAATGTCACTCGCGCGGCTCGATCACTTCCGCAATGCGGCCGGCAGCGCGCCGACGTCGCGGATCCGCGCCGAGATGCAGAAGACGATGCAGCGCCACGCCGCGGTGTTCCGCGACAGCGAGCTGCTGGCGGGGGGCGTCACCAAGATGGACGCGATCTACCAGTCGATGCAGGACATCGGGATCAAAGATCGCTCGCTGGTCTGGAACACCGACCTCGTCGAAACGCTCGAGCTCGACAATCTCATCAGCCAGGCCGTTGTCACGATGCGCTGCGCCGAGAACCGCAAGGAAAGCCGCGGCGCGCACATGCACGAGGATTTCCCCGAGCGTGACGATGCGAACTGGATGAAGCACACCACCGCCACCTTCGAAGGCTGGGGCGGCAAGGGCGGTGCGTGCGCGATCGATTATCGCCCGGTGCACGATTACACGCTCACCGACGACATCGAGTACATCAAGCCGAAGAAGCGGGTCTACTGA
- a CDS encoding DUF389 domain-containing protein, protein MTDAGARRPGRLDVIARWWRSRVVGDVNHAAVVAKISAESGWSGAYLFAIVISAGISILGLLLPSSAVLIGAMLISPLMMPIIGLGFGIATFDLVEMRRAAWALLLGSVIAILLSAAFVAVSPIQTVTSEIAIRTRPNLFDLLVALLSAIAGGYALIRERSTTVTGVAIAIALMPPLAVVGFGLATQNWTVLGGSLLLFLTNLVTIALTAATVARLYGFGAHLSPSQTRLQGTLIVVGLAALAIPLGLALKQIAVESVARRQIREAVLRPFDASARISQLDIDFDRTPAVVRAIVLTPAIVPTADARVLAATRAAVRLPLDLHVDQIRVGMESGAGEAAQIAAAQAGDGRASVARDARNEIAEPVALVAGVPAEAVLVDTGARRAVARLAPLPGASLATYRAIEQRAAAAANGWSIELTPPDGVPGPIPITNDTPDAAALDTAAWAARRLDRGVTVTGPAAARDAAVERLAAAGVRATAGPAARGTTLDLEWTAAQPPR, encoded by the coding sequence GTGACGGACGCCGGGGCGCGTCGCCCCGGCCGACTCGACGTGATCGCGCGCTGGTGGCGATCGCGCGTTGTCGGCGACGTCAATCACGCCGCGGTGGTCGCAAAGATCTCGGCCGAATCGGGCTGGAGCGGCGCCTATCTGTTCGCGATCGTGATCTCGGCCGGGATCTCGATCCTGGGTCTCCTGCTGCCCTCGTCGGCGGTGCTGATCGGCGCGATGCTGATCTCGCCCTTGATGATGCCGATCATCGGCCTCGGCTTCGGCATCGCGACGTTCGACTTGGTCGAGATGCGCCGTGCCGCTTGGGCGCTGCTGCTCGGCTCGGTCATCGCGATTCTCCTGTCCGCGGCGTTCGTCGCCGTCTCGCCGATCCAGACGGTGACCAGCGAGATCGCGATCCGCACGCGGCCCAATCTGTTCGATCTGCTCGTCGCGCTGCTCTCCGCGATCGCCGGCGGCTATGCGCTGATCCGCGAACGCTCGACGACCGTGACCGGGGTGGCGATCGCGATCGCGCTGATGCCGCCGCTCGCCGTCGTCGGGTTCGGCCTCGCGACGCAGAATTGGACGGTGCTCGGCGGCTCGCTGCTGCTGTTCCTCACCAATCTCGTCACGATCGCGCTCACCGCGGCGACCGTCGCGCGGCTGTACGGCTTCGGCGCCCATCTCTCGCCTTCGCAGACGCGGCTGCAGGGAACGCTGATCGTTGTCGGCCTCGCCGCGCTCGCCATTCCGCTCGGGCTCGCGCTGAAGCAGATCGCGGTGGAGAGCGTCGCACGCCGCCAGATCCGCGAGGCAGTGCTGCGGCCGTTCGACGCAAGCGCGCGGATCAGCCAGCTCGACATCGATTTCGACCGCACCCCCGCCGTGGTCCGCGCAATCGTGCTGACCCCGGCGATCGTGCCCACCGCGGACGCCCGCGTGCTGGCGGCGACGCGCGCCGCCGTGCGCCTGCCGCTCGATCTTCACGTCGATCAGATCCGCGTCGGCATGGAAAGCGGCGCCGGCGAAGCGGCACAGATCGCCGCGGCGCAAGCCGGCGACGGTCGCGCATCCGTGGCGCGCGACGCCCGCAACGAGATCGCCGAGCCGGTTGCCTTGGTTGCCGGCGTGCCCGCCGAAGCGGTACTGGTCGATACCGGCGCACGGCGCGCGGTCGCGCGGCTTGCGCCGCTGCCCGGCGCCAGCCTCGCCACCTACCGCGCAATCGAGCAGCGCGCGGCGGCCGCCGCCAACGGCTGGTCGATCGAACTGACCCCGCCCGATGGTGTCCCCGGCCCCATTCCGATCACCAACGATACGCCGGATGCCGCCGCGCTCGATACTGCCGCCTGGGCCGCCCGCCGCCTCGATCGCGGCGTCACCGTCACCGGCCCCGCCGCAGCACGCGATGCGGCGGTGGAGCGTCTAGCCGCGGCCGGCGTCCGCGCAACGGCTGGGCCGGCGGCGCGGGGCACGACGCTCGATCTCGAATGGACCGCCGCTCAGCCGCCGCGCTGA